A genomic stretch from Aedes albopictus strain Foshan chromosome 2, AalbF5, whole genome shotgun sequence includes:
- the LOC109397936 gene encoding titin, whose translation MKAFVVLSMALAVASCAAVDDSSSKKDKRGLWELSDGYDSHGFDDHHHDDHHEVKHLTTTITKKVPVPYPVEVEKHVPVHVKVPYPVEVEKKVPVYVEKKVPVYVEKKVPVHVDRPVPYPVEVKVPVVQKEYVEVPKPYAVHVEKHVPVYVHKPVYVEKHVPVTVTIKKHEKKHWW comes from the exons ATGAAG GCGTTCGTTGTGTTGTCTATGGCTTTGGCCGTTGCTTCTTGCGCGGCAGTTGACGATTCCTCCAGCAAGAAGGACAAACGTGGCCTGTGGGAGCTGAGCGATGGATACGATTCGCATGGATTCGATGACCATCACCATGATGATCATCACGAAGTGAAGCATCTGACCACCACCATCACAAAAAAGGTCCCGGTCCCGTACCCAGTTGAAGTCGAGAAGCACGTCCCAGTGCATGTCAAGGTACCGTACCCAGTTGAGGTGGAGAAGAAGGTCCCAGTCTACGTCGAAAAGAAGGTGCCCGTGTATGTCGAGAAGAAGGTCCCAGTCCATGTTGATCGTCCCGTTCCGTACCCAGTCGAAGTGAAGGTTCCAGTTGTGCAGAAGGAATACGTCGAAGTGCCAAAACCGTACGCAGTTCATGTTGAGAAGCACGTTCCAGTGTACGTTCATAAGCCAGTGTATGTCGAGAAGCATGTCCCAGTGACCGTTACCATCAAGAAGCACGAGAAGAAACATTGGTGGTAA
- the LOC109429746 gene encoding mantle protein, whose translation MKVFVVLSIALVVASCAATDDSFSKKEKRGLWDLGFDHGSHGFDDYQQDDHQEVKHVTITKKVPVPYPVEVEKHVPVPVKVPYPVHVEKKVPVYVEKKVPVYVEKKVPVHIDRPVPYPVEVKVPVVTKEYVEVPKPYPVHVEKHVPVYVHKPVYVEKHVPVTVSVKKHTKKHW comes from the exons ATGAAG GTGTTCGTTGTGCTGTCCATTGCTTTGGTCGTTGCTTCATGCGCGGCTACTGATGATTCCTTCAGCAAAAAGGAAAAGCGTGGTCTGTGGGATCTGGGATTCGACCATGGTTCGCATGGATTCGATGACTATCAGCAAGATGACCACCAAGAAGTGAAGCACGTGACCATCACCAAGAAGGTCCCAGTGCCGTACCCAGTTGAAGTAGAGAAGCACGTCCCGGTTCCCGTGAAGGTTCCGTACCCAGTTCACGTAGAGAAAAAGGTCCCAGTCTACGTGGAAAAGAAGGTGCCCGTGTATGTCGAGAAGAAAGTCCCAGTCCACATTGATCGTCCCGTTCCATACCCAGTCGAAGTGAAGGTTCCCGTGGTCACCAAGGAATACGTCGAAGTGCCAAAACCGTACCCAGTTCATGTTGAAAAGCACGTTCCGGTGTACGTGCACAAGCCAGTGTATGTCGAGAAGCATGTCCCGGTGACCGTCAGTGTCAAGAAGCACACGAAAAAACACTGGTGA